A single region of the Fusarium fujikuroi IMI 58289 draft genome, chromosome FFUJ_chr05 genome encodes:
- a CDS encoding related to dehydrogenases and related proteins, with amino-acid sequence MKADNLALKAIYSRSLKSAKETAALNTRSGQDPDLYSADSGSGRSFDDLLAREDIEAVIIALPIPSQPEHIRAALAAGKHVLAEKPLAPTVADGKKLIEYYRGLGGKATFSIAENFRYKPSFDYAAAEASKLGKLQHFSVRVFFYMSEDSQWYGTAWRAKPEFQGGFLLDGGVHFSAATRQLLTDPAVDVTAFTTQTQPHLAPIDTVNAVIRLKGGVSGTYQQSCGSKMSTSVFQFGYEKGSVVVDGDKVTVKPWDGEPAVKEFERTSGVTEEVEAWAKALAEGKPDKRQSVEEALADLEFLELMFESGLNGGQAKKYECQL; translated from the coding sequence ATGAAGGCAGATAACCTCGCCCTCAAGGCCATCTACTCCCGTTCTCTCAAGTCGGCCAAGGAGACGGCTGCCCTGAACACCCGCTCCGGCCAAGACCCGGACTTGTACTCGGCCGATTCGGGATCCGGCAGGTCGTTTGACGACCTTCTTGCTCGCGAGGACATTGAAGCTGTTATCATCGCGTTGCCCATCCCGAGCCAGCCCGAGCACATCAGAGCTGCTCTCGCTGCTGGCAAGCATGTCCTTGCCGAGAAGCCGCTTGCTCCCACCGTAGCTGATGGCAAGAAGTTGATCGAGTACTACCGTGGTCTAGGAGGCAAAGCTACCTTCTCGATTGCAGAGAACTTTCGCTACAAGCCATCGTTCGACTATGCCGCTGCAGAGGCCTCCAAGCTCGGAAAGCTGCAGCACTTCAGTGTACGTGTGTTCTTCTACATGAGCGAGGATTCTCAATGGTACGGCACCGCTTGGCGCGCAAAGCCCGAGTTTCAGGGTGGTTTCCTGCTCGACGGCGGAGTGCACTTCTCTGCAGCGACACGACAGCTCCTCACAGATCCAGCAGTCGATGTGACAGCCTTCACGACTCAGACACAACCTCACCTGGCACCAATCGACACCGTGAACGCAGTGATCCGACTCAAGGGCGGTGTAAGTGGCACGTACCAGCAGTCCTGCGGCTCCAAGATGAGCACCTCAGTATTCCAATTCGGCTACGAGAAGGGCTCCGTGGTGGTCGACGGAGATAAGGTAACCGTTAAGCCGTGGGATGGTGAGCCTGCTGTGAAAGAGTTTGAGAGGACCAGCGGTGTGAcggaggaggttgaggcgTGGGCGAAGGCGTTGGCTGAGGGAAAGCCGGATAAAAGGCAGAGCGTTGAGGAGGCGTTGGCGGATCTCGAGTTTTTGGAGTTGATGTTTGAGAGTGGCCTTAATGGAGGGCAGGCTAAGAAGTATGAGTGTCAGTTGTGA
- a CDS encoding related to thioesterase, whose protein sequence is MGNKASPAELKTRKREDYRFFLDYRTRWNDNDMYDHMNNSVYNFLFDSIINAYLIENCGLHPPTAPQFGMCVHTHTNYFSSIAYPAVAELALRVNKLGKSSVTYETALFEKGKEEVKAVGEFIQVYVDRETNRPLKDGMASTLREKLQELVVSDDAIKGKAKL, encoded by the exons ATGGGTAACAAGGCTTCACCAGCGGAGCTAAAGACCCGCAAGAGAGAAGACTATCGTTTCTTCCTCGACTACCGCACGCGATG GAACGACAATGATATGTATGACCACATGAACAATTCCGTTTACAACTTTTT ATTCGACTCTATCATCAACGCATACCTCATTGAGAATTGTGGTCTCCATCCTCCTACAGCACCACAGTTTGGCATGTGCGTGCACACCCACACAAACTATTTCTCGTCTATCGCGTACCCTGCCGTCGCGGAGCTTGCCCTACGTGTCAACAAGCTAGGTAAATCTAGCGTCACCTATGAGACTGCGCTCtttgagaagggcaaggaagaGGTGAAGGCGGTAGGGGAGTTTATACAGGTGTATGTTGATCGTGAGACGAATAGACCGCTAAAGGACGGTATGGCTTCAACGCTTCGTGAGAAACTGCAGGAGCTGGTTGTTAGTGACGATGCAATTAAAGGAAAGGCTAagctttaa
- a CDS encoding related to 6-hydroxy-D-nicotine oxidase yields the protein MYDFTPLRDDTSHGSVLLPGDEGYEEGLQRWSAACVKRAAAIVLPINSQEVSTAVTFAVSNQIPMTVCGGGHSSSGASSSKGMIIDLRKMRKVKVNAEAMTVEFEGGCLWKDVDTALERHGLATVGGVVNHTGVGGLTLGGGHGFLTPRHGLTIDNLLKAEVVLADGKIVEASEDTNRDLFWAIRGAGAQFGVVTRFVSRAHRQDKVWSGTLAYSADKLPDLLRFANVLYGRPNPEGHCFALGIGFGPDEATRVVSAIPLFHGSEVYAKRYFSGLLEIEAIANNTEMMTTAKTNTLLNSVMDHGIRRLMGSGNITMPLVIEPMLQTAENFWKFCESRDGMGKSVLAIEFFPTDKIREVPQDATAYANRGDYYDAMTSFAWVNPDYDSEIRQFNRSLCKRIRKTNGYSATAGGHWSKGPVGVYINIEADSISPKDAWGVNLPRLRELKRKCDPNNVFNKWHGIAEDGAGTA from the exons A GCAGCTATCGTCTTACCGATTAACTCGCAAGAGGTGTCCACTGCAGTCACATTTGCAGTTTCGAATCAAATACCAATGACTGTATGCGGTGGTGGCCACTCATCCAGCGGTGCCTCATCATCCAAGGGTATGATCATTGACTTAAGAAAGATGCGAAAGGTCAAAGTTAACGCAGAAGCTATGACCGTCGAGTTCGAAGGGGGCTGTCTATGGAAAGATGTTGATACAGCCCTTGAGCGACATGGTTTGGCGACAGTTGGAGGTGTCGTCAATCACACAGGGGTTGGAGGACTTACACTCGGGGGAGGCCATGGTTTTCTCACACCTAGACACGGTCTTACCATCGACAACCTGTTGAAGGCGGAAGTTGTTCTTGCAGATGGGAAGATCGTCGAAGCGTCTGAAGACACGAATCGGGATCTGTTCTGGGCTATTCGAGGCGCTGGTGCACAGTTTGGAGTCGTAACGCGTTTCGTATCTCGAGCTCACCGACAAGACAAAGTCTGGAGTGGAACTTTGGCGTACTCGGCTGATAAGCTACCTGATTTGCTTCGCTTTGCGAATGTGTTGTATGGAAGACCGAACCCAGAGGGGCATTGCTTCGCATTGGGCATTGGCTTTGGGCCTGATGAGGCAACCCGTGTCGTGTCCGCTATTCCTCTATTTCACGGCTCAGAAGTTTATGCGAAGCGATACTTCTCTGGTCTCCTCGAGATAGAGGCAATAGCTAATAATAcggagatgatgacgacggcgAAGACGAACACGCTCCTCAACTCCGTCATGGACCATGGCATTCGACGACTCATGGGCTCAGGCAACATCACAATGCCCCTTGTTATCGAGCCAATGCTACAAACAGCAGAAAACTTCTGGAAATTCTGCGAATCGCGCGACGGAATGGGCAAATCTGTCTTGGCTATTGAGTTCTTCCCAACAGACAAGATTCGAGAAGTCCCCCAAGATGCAACAGCCTACGCCAATCGAGGCGATTACTACGACGCCATGACTTCATTTGCATGGGTGAACCCAGACTACGATTCAGAGATACGGCAGTTCAATAGGAGCCTGTGTAAGAGGATCCGAAAGACGAATGGGTATTCAGCTACGGCGGGTGGACACTGGAGCAAGGGGCCGGTGGGGGTTTATATCAATATCGAGGCTGATAGTATATCGCCCAAAGATGCTTGGGGGGTGAATCTGCCTAGGTTGAgggagttgaagaggaagTGTGATCCGAATAATGTGTTTAACAAGTGGCATGGTATTGCTGAAGATGGTGCTGGGACGGCGTAA
- a CDS encoding probable RIB2-DRAP deaminase, protein MATSSPKLEASSSEDNIFANSFQDLDIQSDKGLTPSPVPNQPSSDPPQTATNNKKQQNQRRPKQKKKQDPPKVSESDEPLITPVGDPWPRPYHFEGDGLRRVVPYHYTYNTHCKERWRNRPLLEIYESEFRDRPLEYYRQSMIRGTIFVNGRRVGPDYILRNGDLISHTLHRHEPPVTEDPVQIIHEDEDMIVINKPAGVPVHPAGRYNFNSVVEIMKSDRGPAFLPYLCNRLDRLTSGIMFIAKNPPAAEALGIKIKDRTVRKEYIARVMGEFPDGEVVCDQPILQISPKLGLNRVRANGKTARTVFKKLAYYPAEGENDVNERPKTPEQVQEEKLRPWVNKKGYSIVRCLPVTGRTHQLRVHLQHLGHPIQNDPIYANRRVWGVDLGQNDADATQNTDEDIVSRLSRMGKDEVAEAVAYYDAMVDRYEEKRAEKLTGELCDICETPLYSDPGEHELSLWLHSLRYEDAGGAWSYVSPLPRWALPPKGMSGPTSVGGMEELVEAVKDENPEIS, encoded by the coding sequence ATGGCTACGTCGTCACCGAAGCTCGAGGCTTCGTCTTCCGAAGACAATATCTTTGCGAATTCTTTCCAGGATCTTGATATTCAGAGTGACAAGGGTCTTACACCAAGCCCTGTCCCGAACCAACCAAGCTCCGATCCACCACAAAccgccaccaacaacaaaaaaCAACAAAATCAAAGACGTCcaaagcaaaagaagaagcaagatcCGCCAAAGGTCTCGGAGTCAGACGAGCCCCTCATTACACCAGTTGGGGACCCCTGGCCTCGGCCGTATCACTTTGAGGGAGATGGATTGCGTCGGGTAGTTCCATACCATTATACTTACAACACACATTGCAAAGAAAGATGGCGGAACAGGCCCCTCCTTGAGATCTATGAATCTGAATTCAGGGACCGACCGCTAGAGTACTATCGGCAGTCGATGATACGGGGAACTATTTTTGTTAACGGTCGGCGAGTCGGCCCCGATTATATTCTTCGAAATGGCGACCTCATTTCTCACACTCTGCACCGTCATGAACCTCCAGTAACAGAAGACCCTGTGCAGATCATCCacgaggatgaagatatgATCGTTATCAACAAGCCTGCGGGAGTTCCTGTGCATCCTGCCGGCAGGTACAACTTCAACTCGGTTGTTGAGATTATGAAATCAGACCGTGGCCCAGCATTCTTGCCATACCTTTGCAACCGCCTGGACCGTCTCACAAGTGGTATCATGTTCATTGCAAAGAACCCACCGGCTGCAGAAGCATTGGgtatcaagatcaaggaccgCACAGTAAGAAAAGAATACATCGCTCGAGTGATGGGCGAGTTCCCTGATGGAGAGGTCGTTTGCGACCAGCCCATTCTACAAATATCTCCCAAGCTTGGCCTTAACAGGGTGCGCGCGAATGGCAAGACAGCCCGAACTGTGTTTAAGAAGTTGGCTTACTATCCTGCCGAGGGAGAGAACGACGTAAACGAGCGCCCTAAAACTCCTGAACAGGTTcaagaggagaagcttcGCCCTTGGGTAAACAAGAAGGGGTATTCCATTGTTCGATGTCTCCCTGTTACCGGTCGCACTCATCAGTTGCGGGTTCACCTTCAACATCTCGGCCATCCTATTCAAAATGATCCTATCTATGCTAACCGGCGGGTCTGGGGCGTTGATCTGGGACAAAACGACGCCGATGCGACTCAGAACACAGACGAAGACATTGTCAGCCGGCTGTCTCGGATGGGCAAAGACGAAGTGGCGGAAGCTGTTGCTTACTACGATGCCATGGTGGATAGatatgaagagaagagggccGAGAAGCTTACGGGCGAGCTCTGCGACATTTGCGAGACACCTCTATACTCAGACCCTGGTGAACATGAGCTATCGCTGTGGCTCCACAGTCTTCGGTATGAAGATGCAGGCGGTGCCTGGTCATATGTTAGCCCGTTGCCTCGATGGGCTCTTCCACCGAAGGGAATGAGTGGCCCAACATCGGTGGGTGGGATGGAGGAGTTGGTGGAGGCGGTTAAGGACGAGAACCCTGAGATATCATGA